The genome window GAAATCAGATGAGAAAATCTTCCCATTCTTGACCCATTCGATGCAGTTCACCAGTCCAATGAACCCATTTCCCAGCATTCCTAAAATGAGTTCTCCTGTTGCCACTAACAGAAGAGGGACCTTCATTCCAGCTGGCATCTGTATATAAACGTTTCTAATGTTGTGCCTCATGGACAGCTTTATAGTGATACTGTTGCAGAAGGATATCTATTTATGATGCTTTCTGTCAATATTTTCATCATAATTTTGGAAAGTATAACCAAAATTCTGCTTTGTGATTATTTCAgagatctttaaaaaagaaaagttcatccTACTTATATTGTAATCCTAGTGCTAAACAAAACAGTTTTTGAATGCCTATCCTATTACTTACAGTCAGCCACCACAAAATTTCCAGAATAAATGCAAATGATGACCATCCATCTGGCATCAGCTGCAAATTTCCATTTGTGTCACTAACTAAAATGGTGAAGTAAAGTATGTAAGCATGCAAATATGATCATGATGATTTTCCACCAATTTGTACTTGCATCTCCATGAGCCAcacatttaaaagcaaatatgGAAAATTTGAATAGTAATTGCTATGAAAAAAACTTTATGTAATTCAGTCACCATTTGTTACTCATCAGTAAGATCCTTCTACCTGTCAAGTATTTTGTTGATACagtttattttatagatataatttattgtaattatttttagttcAAAGACCACAcccaaatcaaaaataaatatctaaaaataattagtaaaaatatttataaatgctaAAACAGAACTTATAAGCAAAGTATACTGGGACTCTACATGAGGCAGCTATAAATGCTACAATGCAGAATCAAGTATGGTTTTAGGAAGATAGAAATATTTAGTGTGAATTTGAAtcatttagaatttataaaaaaaatacagaaaccaaTTTAAGACTGGTATAAGGGCATGTCAAATTAGCTAAACAGAGGaactttttgttttacaaaaactTACTGGTTTTTCTATTGAAATGTTGCAAAATGCCCCGCAACAATCATGTACCGTATTAAGTGTTTTCATCTTCTCTATGGGCTATAGAGTGACTGTCTTTTCCAGTCTCCCTTACAAATGGTGGGCACTGTGACTAAATCTGATCAATGTCTTATGAGGGAAAGTCATGTGCACCATTTAATGGCCTTTCCTAAAACAACTCCCCACACATGTTCCTCCATGCATCTTTCCTTTCTGCTGTCTAGAATGAAGATGACTCATAGACCATGATGGAAGCCACTTATTTAAGATGGTGTATTGTGATCAACCTCATTCCCTGGATAACAGTTTATAGGGGGCTCCTCAAAcacatcagtatttttttaaaatcaatgtaaATTTAGATTATGTATGAGGTATTTTTTGTATGAGGAGCCTATTTGTAACAGCAGTTGATTTACCCAGTCTAAGGCAGTTATTGGAACTGAGCATGTGCAGAGTGATTTAGAGGCATTTGAATAGTGAAGAAACAGAACCAAGAAATCTATGCCACCTACATATTTTATGTTgggtttcattttcattagttttcaGACCAATTTATTGGtagtttattaattcatttattaagaCCATAGGCTGGCTTTTGTGTCCTGCGGAGTCAGCAGGAAACAGGATAGATATCATCCTGCATTATAATGCTTATATTCTATTGGAACAGACAgatgattaaaaacaaatgaataagtcAGATGTAGGGAAGATTTATCTTAAGGTATAGATAATGTTGTTAAAATTTCATAATACTAAGATTTAATAAACCTGGGTAAATTTTCAGTTCTTGAACAATATTATATTTCCTTTCTGTGAGAGAACTTGTTACAAACTTATGTTAACAGTTTCTATATTATTAttctaataatttataataaaacagatcttaaagacatttttattattattacatagaTAACTTAGATAACaattttcatatatgccttaagtaattgatttctgtactataattttttactattcttacaattcaacatatatttaaaatgggaAAGATTTGAACCTTCTTTTCTgaagattaaaagaaattttaggtaGCAAAACGGAGAAGAATGACTGGCAATTCAGAGACCAAATGGTGGTTTAGGGGAAAACTGAATAAATTGACATCAGTTTTCACCTTCAGAAAAGGTCTTCTGAATTCAAAACCTCTAAGAAATGACTTTCCTAACTGGATATAAACCAATAGCAACATTACAAACATCATAATTTTGCTTTCTTCCTCATCTCTGTTGTagaacttgatttttttcaaagctttTTCTTACTTATATTACATCTTTAGTCTTTAGTACAGTTTATTGTAcatgtacataaaatatattctaaatgttTACCACTCTTTAGATTCATTATCTGCATCTTTTCTTAACAATGTTTGAATTGTTCACTATTAAACAAAGTAAGAAATCACAATGAAATCATTTTTATCTGAAATATCCATCCTTAATGTGTGAATTAGAACTCAATATCCTTACTACCCAAAAGATtagaaattgaaactaaaaatctAAACACACTGTGGTACATTGGTGTGGTATTAATTACAATGCGAAATGGCAGTGGTCCCTTGAGATGAGTCatcaatctttaaaaatgaataaattcagatCATAAATTCTTCAACTGTAAGATGATGAGAAACTGTAAATGTGAAAAATTCATGTTTCTATAATCAAGAGGAATTTGTTACACTATTTTGTAACTTTAGATTGTTTGCCTGAAAAAATAATGTAGTAATCTTATAATCTTACTTGTTTGTCATAAACATGCAAATATACATTTTTGTGATAAGCTTAGGTCAAAGTTTTTCTAGATATAACCTACCTAATTCTATACACATAAAGAAAAGTCATAAGAAGTACAAAACTTTACAGACTCCATCTTCTGTTTTTTGCCAGGAGACACATGGTGCCcacttatttcctttctttcaccAGCACCTCAGCTGCCACAGAAATGATAGAAAGGCCTGTCGGAGCTTCTTGTTCCCCCAAATCAGGATAAATGAGTGGCTTGAAGCATACAAGACTGTAAGAACCTGGCAGAGCATGAAAACTGACCTATTCTTCAGGGTATTAGAATTCCATGTTAAGGTGATTTGAGTCACAAAGTAAATGACagatagaaagaggaaggagatcaCACTTTGCAGGGCTCTTATGTGGACCTTGGTGCTGGGATCTTGAGATCCTTTACCACTGAGCTGCATCTTCCTGAGATGTTTCCACAGGGAAAAGATTAACAACAGAAAAGCTGTCATGGACATAGTAAAGGATATGAAGTTTGcaagaataaaaatagtaatatttgaaAGGTGTACCATGTCCATGAAGTTGGCCTCCCAAGTAAAGTTTCCTTTATATTCATTCATATACACTTTTTCATCTATGCTTACCACTGCAACATGACAAACCAAAAAGACGAAACTCCCCAACAGTATC of Saccopteryx bilineata isolate mSacBil1 chromosome 1, mSacBil1_pri_phased_curated, whole genome shotgun sequence contains these proteins:
- the LOC136320043 gene encoding taste receptor type 2 member 46-like — translated: MISSILSILFILIIGEFVLGNFFNGFIALVNCIDWMKTQKISCTDQILTALAASRIGLLWTTGLHWYGTLINPAYHSPEVRTIAYIAWEVSSHFSVWLATSLCILYLLKIANFSSPFFLHLKWKAERVVLMILLGSFVFLVCHVAVVSIDEKVYMNEYKGNFTWEANFMDMVHLSNITIFILANFISFTMSMTAFLLLIFSLWKHLRKMQLSGKGSQDPSTKVHIRALQSVISFLFLSVIYFVTQITLTWNSNTLKNRSVFMLCQVLTVLYASSHSFILIWGNKKLRQAFLSFLWQLRCW